One segment of Aquimarina sp. BL5 DNA contains the following:
- a CDS encoding prolyl oligopeptidase family protein: MKKSLLILFLISFIIGCKEETKIETAKTIIPLNYPETKKVDTIDTYFDTKVEDPYRWLEDDRSKETENWVVEQNKVTFDYLDSIPYRDQLKKRLSTLWNYEKVGPPFKEGDYTYFYKNDGLQNQYVIYRFKNEGDQPEIFLDPNTFSEDGTTSLGGISFSKNGKLLAYSISEGGSDWRKIIIKNSETKEIIEDTLVDIKFSGMSWKGNEGFYYSSYDKPKGSELSAKTDQHKVYYHKLGTPQKDDTLVFGGTPEEKHRYTSGRVTEDDRYLVITASTSTSGNKLFIKDLTKPNSKLVTILDTTESDTYVIENVESKLYLVTNLNAPNQKIVTVGATNPTPENWKDFIPETENVLSPSKGGGYFFAEYMVDAVSKVLQYDYDGKLVRDVKLPGVGSVGGFGTKKEEKELYYSFTNYKTPGSIYKYKIEEGTSELYRKTKIDFNPEDYESKQVFYDSKDGTKVPMIITYKKGTELTGKNPTILYGYGGFNISLTPSFSIANAVWMEQGGIYAVPNLRGGGEYGKKWHDAGTKMQKQNVFDDFIAAAEYLIENKYTSSEYLAIRGGSNGGLLVGATMTQRPDLMKVALPAVGVLDMLRYHTFTAGAGWAYDYGTAQDDKQMFEYLKRYSPIHNVKEGVKYPATLVTTGDHDDRVVPAHSFKFAAELQAKQKGTNPTLIRIETNAGHGAGTPVKKTIEQYADIFSFTLFNMGYEVLPEQVNDEIKG, from the coding sequence ATGAAAAAATCGCTTTTAATATTATTTTTGATCTCATTTATAATAGGATGTAAAGAAGAAACAAAAATAGAAACTGCTAAAACTATTATTCCATTGAATTACCCTGAAACTAAAAAAGTAGATACTATAGATACTTATTTTGATACCAAGGTCGAAGATCCTTATCGTTGGCTAGAAGATGATCGTAGTAAAGAAACCGAAAACTGGGTTGTTGAGCAAAACAAAGTAACATTTGATTATCTGGATAGCATACCTTATAGAGATCAACTAAAAAAACGATTATCTACACTGTGGAACTATGAAAAAGTTGGACCACCATTTAAGGAAGGTGACTATACCTATTTTTATAAAAACGACGGATTACAAAATCAATATGTAATCTATAGATTTAAAAATGAAGGTGATCAACCTGAAATATTTTTAGACCCAAATACTTTTAGTGAAGATGGAACAACCTCTTTAGGAGGAATTAGTTTTTCTAAAAACGGAAAACTTCTAGCCTACTCGATTTCTGAAGGCGGTAGCGATTGGAGAAAAATAATTATTAAAAATTCAGAAACCAAAGAAATTATAGAAGACACATTGGTAGATATTAAATTTTCTGGAATGTCCTGGAAAGGAAATGAAGGCTTCTACTATTCTAGCTATGATAAACCTAAAGGAAGCGAACTATCTGCTAAAACAGACCAGCACAAAGTATATTATCATAAACTGGGAACTCCTCAAAAAGATGACACATTAGTTTTTGGTGGTACGCCAGAGGAAAAACACAGATATACCAGTGGTCGTGTAACCGAAGACGACCGATATTTGGTTATTACCGCTAGTACTTCCACTTCTGGAAATAAGTTATTCATTAAAGATTTAACGAAGCCAAATAGTAAATTGGTTACTATTTTAGACACAACAGAAAGTGATACCTATGTAATCGAAAATGTAGAATCTAAACTATACCTTGTAACTAATCTTAATGCTCCGAATCAAAAAATTGTAACGGTAGGTGCAACTAATCCAACACCCGAAAACTGGAAAGATTTTATTCCGGAAACCGAAAATGTTTTAAGTCCTAGCAAAGGTGGCGGTTATTTCTTTGCAGAATATATGGTAGATGCAGTGTCTAAAGTATTACAATATGATTATGACGGAAAACTAGTACGTGATGTAAAATTACCGGGAGTAGGAAGTGTAGGAGGCTTTGGAACCAAAAAAGAAGAAAAGGAATTATATTATTCATTTACCAATTACAAAACCCCAGGAAGTATCTACAAATATAAAATTGAAGAAGGTACTTCAGAATTATATCGTAAGACAAAAATTGACTTTAACCCGGAAGATTATGAAAGTAAGCAAGTTTTTTATGATTCTAAGGATGGTACTAAAGTCCCAATGATTATTACCTATAAGAAAGGAACTGAACTTACTGGTAAAAATCCTACTATTTTATATGGTTATGGCGGATTTAATATCAGCCTTACACCTTCTTTTAGTATTGCCAATGCCGTATGGATGGAACAAGGTGGTATTTATGCAGTTCCTAACTTAAGAGGTGGTGGTGAATATGGTAAAAAATGGCACGATGCAGGAACCAAAATGCAAAAACAAAATGTATTTGATGACTTTATTGCTGCTGCTGAATATTTAATAGAAAATAAATATACTTCTAGTGAGTATCTAGCTATTAGAGGAGGCTCAAACGGAGGCTTGTTAGTAGGAGCTACAATGACACAGCGCCCTGATTTAATGAAAGTAGCACTACCTGCAGTGGGTGTTTTGGATATGTTACGCTATCATACATTTACAGCTGGTGCAGGATGGGCATATGATTATGGAACTGCACAAGATGATAAACAAATGTTTGAATATCTAAAAAGATATTCTCCAATACATAATGTAAAAGAAGGTGTAAAATATCCGGCAACACTGGTTACTACTGGAGATCACGATGATCGTGTTGTACCTGCACATTCTTTTAAATTTGCAGCAGAATTGCAGGCAAAACAAAAAGGAACCAATCCTACATTGATAAGAATAGAAACGAATGCTGGCCACGGAGCAGGTACACCTGTCAAAAAAACAATTGAACAGTACGCTGATATTTTTAGCTTTACGTTATTCAATATGGGATATGAAGTTTTACCAGAACAAGTAAATGATGAGATAAAAGGATAA
- a CDS encoding DoxX family membrane protein, whose translation MNTKLILALRILLGVLLIVFGSNKFIGFLPDFEFANPEAGVLFGALASSYILKTVGLIEVIVGLLLVSNKAVPFALVLMAPISVNIILFHATLDPANIAPGAFVFLMNAFLIYANWNTFKSLF comes from the coding sequence ATGAATACTAAATTAATATTAGCCTTAAGAATCCTATTAGGAGTCTTATTAATCGTTTTTGGAAGTAATAAATTTATCGGTTTTTTACCTGATTTTGAATTTGCTAATCCAGAGGCAGGAGTTCTTTTTGGAGCATTAGCAAGTAGTTACATCCTTAAAACCGTTGGATTGATCGAAGTAATTGTCGGACTTTTATTGGTGAGTAATAAGGCAGTGCCTTTTGCATTAGTATTAATGGCTCCTATTTCTGTAAACATCATCCTCTTTCACGCTACTCTTGATCCTGCAAATATAGCTCCCGGAGCATTTGTTTTTCTGATGAATGCATTTCTAATTTACGCAAATTGGAATACTTTCAAAAGCTTATTTTAA
- a CDS encoding ABC transporter ATP-binding protein → MLTVQNVSFAYDTATVLKNINFTIEKGQHIALIGASGCGKSTLLKIIYGLLDVDQGTLFWDDQKILGPAYNLVPGQENMKYLSQGFELMSYRTVSENIGQYLSNFEPELKLGRVNELLEIVEMTPFADIKIENLSGGQKQRVALAKALAKRPELLLLDEPFGNIDNFRRSSLRRNLFAYLKRNKITSITATHDKTDILSFAEETIVIHKGEIITKGNTHSIYQNPDNYYIASLFGEVNELLISTIIPDSDSDKTILVYPHELKIVKDSNLKARVKKSYFNGNHFLVEAIFNNKIIFIEHSEALMNSHEIKIEVSKETITSRTFR, encoded by the coding sequence ATGCTTACAGTTCAAAATGTTTCCTTCGCTTATGATACCGCTACGGTTTTAAAAAACATCAATTTTACTATTGAAAAAGGGCAACATATCGCACTTATTGGAGCTAGTGGTTGCGGAAAAAGCACATTGCTAAAAATCATTTATGGGCTTTTGGATGTAGATCAAGGGACACTATTTTGGGATGATCAAAAGATATTAGGACCAGCCTATAATTTAGTTCCTGGACAAGAAAACATGAAATATCTTTCTCAGGGATTTGAACTGATGTCCTATAGAACTGTCTCAGAAAATATAGGTCAATATCTATCTAATTTTGAACCAGAACTAAAACTTGGTCGCGTCAATGAGCTTCTGGAAATAGTCGAAATGACTCCATTTGCTGATATTAAAATTGAAAACCTAAGTGGGGGTCAAAAACAAAGAGTTGCACTGGCAAAAGCACTTGCTAAAAGGCCAGAGTTATTATTATTAGATGAACCTTTTGGAAATATTGATAATTTCAGACGAAGTTCTTTACGCAGAAATCTATTCGCCTACTTAAAAAGAAATAAGATTACTAGTATTACTGCGACTCACGATAAAACAGACATACTATCCTTTGCCGAAGAAACTATTGTAATTCATAAAGGTGAGATTATTACCAAAGGGAATACTCATAGCATATATCAAAATCCGGATAATTATTATATTGCCTCACTTTTTGGTGAAGTAAACGAATTACTAATTTCTACCATTATACCAGATTCTGATAGTGATAAAACGATTCTCGTATATCCACATGAATTAAAAATAGTAAAAGATTCTAATCTAAAAGCTCGAGTTAAAAAATCCTATTTTAACGGAAATCATTTTCTAGTTGAAGCTATTTTTAACAATAAAATTATTTTTATTGAACACTCAGAAGCCCTAATGAATTCACATGAAATCAAAATAGAGGTCTCTAAAGAAACAATCACCTCTAGAACTTTTAGATAA
- a CDS encoding Ig-like domain-containing protein, which yields MKRKLFILNILAVLFTANLMLAQQSNVQRQSPTDKAIANVPDTGCTGQDTFDQGVRIVPNANSWKDSYQANGFCFCKSSFDHGVGNFKIDINGQGRNIKDICDELKQHPSYRDLANGDPRYNTIQCGNEPGHGDAITIQGKRIKDEKVCPGRVDQGSKGCQCKGPKFDMDWLSSRPRFGGDGNGGGNNTGPNTSFTTPSNNATFSAPATVEAIVTATDSDGVSNVRLYLNNSFIRQENVTPYTWNNNNQDNALKNLPEGSYTLKAEATDNKGAKTTKTISFTVGNGDGGGGTNDFVTILGQSINKYVSSEGGTRTMQANRNSAGTNEQFTVESAGNGTVSFKGNNGKYVSSENGGKPMNCNRNAVGSWEKFTLESLGGDLYAIKGNNGKYVSHENGNNAINCNRDAVGLWEKFIIKGLNTTRLNELVKGSTEPFSISVYPIPMSSDDINLTISLPKKVTYSSIEIIDLKGNSIAKKNTGAMESGTKSISLNEMKQSMLSSGLYIIKVRLDNTVITKKITKQ from the coding sequence ATGAAACGTAAATTATTTATTTTAAACATTTTGGCAGTTTTATTTACTGCTAACCTAATGCTTGCACAGCAATCGAACGTGCAACGACAAAGTCCAACCGATAAGGCTATAGCCAATGTCCCAGATACAGGTTGTACTGGTCAGGATACTTTTGACCAAGGTGTGAGAATTGTTCCTAATGCAAATTCGTGGAAGGATAGCTATCAGGCAAATGGCTTTTGTTTCTGTAAATCTTCTTTTGATCACGGTGTTGGTAATTTCAAAATCGATATCAATGGGCAAGGGAGAAATATTAAAGATATTTGTGATGAGCTTAAACAACATCCTAGCTATAGGGATCTAGCAAATGGAGACCCCAGATATAATACTATACAATGTGGTAACGAACCTGGACATGGAGACGCCATTACGATACAAGGTAAGAGAATTAAAGATGAGAAAGTATGTCCTGGTCGTGTTGACCAAGGTAGTAAAGGATGTCAATGTAAAGGACCTAAATTCGATATGGACTGGTTAAGTTCCAGGCCTCGATTTGGTGGAGATGGCAACGGAGGCGGAAATAATACAGGACCAAACACCTCATTTACAACTCCATCTAATAACGCCACTTTTTCAGCTCCTGCGACTGTAGAAGCTATTGTTACTGCAACTGACAGTGATGGTGTTAGTAACGTACGCCTATATCTTAATAATTCTTTTATAAGACAAGAAAATGTTACTCCTTACACCTGGAATAACAATAATCAGGATAATGCCTTAAAGAATCTTCCTGAAGGAAGTTATACATTAAAAGCCGAAGCTACTGATAATAAAGGAGCTAAAACAACAAAAACTATTTCTTTTACCGTAGGCAATGGAGATGGTGGAGGAGGAACTAACGACTTTGTAACAATACTAGGACAAAGTATTAACAAATATGTAAGTTCTGAAGGTGGTACTAGAACGATGCAAGCCAACAGAAATTCTGCAGGAACAAACGAACAATTTACTGTTGAATCAGCAGGAAACGGAACGGTTAGTTTTAAAGGTAATAATGGCAAATATGTTAGTTCTGAAAATGGAGGCAAGCCTATGAACTGTAATAGAAATGCTGTAGGATCTTGGGAAAAATTCACCTTAGAATCTCTAGGAGGTGACCTTTATGCCATAAAAGGAAATAATGGCAAGTATGTAAGTCACGAAAATGGGAACAATGCTATCAACTGTAATAGAGATGCTGTTGGGCTTTGGGAAAAATTTATTATTAAAGGCTTAAACACAACCAGGCTAAATGAATTAGTTAAAGGAAGTACAGAGCCTTTTTCGATTAGCGTATACCCAATTCCTATGAGCTCTGATGACATTAACCTAACGATCTCATTGCCTAAAAAAGTGACATATTCTTCTATTGAAATTATAGATCTAAAAGGAAATAGTATTGCAAAAAAGAATACTGGTGCTATGGAATCAGGTACCAAATCTATTTCATTAAATGAAATGAAACAAAGTATGCTTTCTAGTGGGCTTTATATTATAAAGGTACGATTGGATAACACCGTGATTACTAAAAAAATAACGAAACAATAA